The segment TGTCGTTGTAGTTGGATAATCATTTGTTAAAATCGTACCACTTGGACATGTACGTACAATATTAATATCTGAATATAATATTGGTTGTGGTGTCATTGTCATTGACATTGACATTGAATGACGATTTGAAGGAGCTGGCCAATGTTGCCTTGGTAATGTACATACACCAGAACTGTACATTGGTGTCATCATCATTGGTTGAAACTgaaatggtaaattattattactattaattgTTAACTAAAAATGTATTAAGATATATTACATTGACATGTTTTGTTGATGGTAATGCAGTCCATTCTCTCATTGGTATATCTCTTCTCATAGTGCAATAACTAACAGCAGCTGGATAATAGCCTAAACTTGCTGGTTGTCCACTTGATTGTTCATTAATAACTCTTGATGGTGATGTGTCAATTGTTGATACTGCTTGAAGTCTTCTTTTTCTAGCATAATCcatcatttgttgttgatgatgctgttgtaattgttgttgatgtatttgttgttgttgttgttgttgttgttgttgatgaagctgttgttgtttttgatgCTCCTCTGAATTACTCATAATTTTTTGTGGTATAATATCTGGATTTTTATCATCTCCTTCACTTAATTCACCATTTGATTCTCTTGTTTTTGTGTATGTATTTGGTACATGTTTTTCATCAGTAACTAAACCTTCACGAAAACGTAGCTCACGTTGTATTGGTATTGTtttagttgttttatttaaatcttcaaTATGTGGTTTACCATGATTATCTGAATTACCATTTTGTATACGTAATACTATTATTACAATAACAGCAACAATAAGTAATGCAGCAAATACACCAATCATTATACTTAACATTGGTGTTAATTTAACATGATGTCGTGGTCGatctgttgaataaaaatagtaattttaacaattattttagctAAATTTCGATAAACTTACCTCttgtttttccattttcaGTTGTATGTTGTTTTTCTGGTAATCTAAGTGTTCCAGCTTGTATAACCATAGCTTCACTACGTCCTTTTTCATTATATGCATAAATACAAGCATGATAAAGTTTACCAGGATCTAAATAACCAACACGAAATTGTGGTATTGGTGatgttgaattatattttaattcttgaCTATGACTTTCACGTacttcaattaaaaatgattgttgTAAACCACCATTAAAACCTTCAGTACATCTTAtggaaaatgaattaattgatgtATTTCTTGTTGTACAATTATGCACCATATCTGGATGACCAGCTGGTATAATATGATAAACACATGGTACCAATTGACtaccaatattatttttagcccAACATAATAATGTACCATAATCTAATTCAGTCATTGGTGTATATGATACAACTGATTTTGTACCAGATTTACCAATATGTCCAGATGCAACATTAATACTCTCAgctgaattattaaatgtcCAATGAAATTCAACATTCATTGGATTAGCATCAACTTGACATGTTATAAATGCTTTTTCTTGTTTAGCAACACCATGTATTTTAGTTTGATTTGGTTTACATGTTGGTGTAAAcataacatttaaattaaatggtaAACTTTCACCATCACCTTCAATATTAAAACCAACACATGTATAATTACCAGCAGATGAACGTTCAACACCTTGTAATACAAGACTTTgattactaataataataccacGATGTATATTATGCcctaatatattattattatgacgcCATTCAACACGATAAACAGATGGTTGTGCACTTgttaaacaatcaaaataaacATCAGTACCTTCAcgtattgtatttttatcaagtgatGTACCTAATTGTATACGTGTTTCtggtttataattaatttcaagtatccattcatcatcaattggtCCAGATGACATTGCCGTATTTTCTGATCGACATATTAGCTTTCTTTTTGTATCTGTTTTATTTGgtataaatgataaaacacTTGTTGTTACATTACCATCACTTGAACTTGTTTCATTTGAATCAATTAATCTTTCATCATCACGCCACCATGTCACCAATGCTGGTGGTCTTGAGCCATATGTTACACATACAATATCATATCTTTTATCAGCTGATAATGCCTTATTTtgtccaattatttttacatacaatGGACTAAAATTCATATCAATTCTAActtttgttgttattggtattgttttgttgttgttattattactaatacaTATTAGCTCAGTATGTATATCACgtctttctaaattttttatgacaattGTACTTCTTAATACACCTGGacgtaatattattgattcatttgttattaatgttttatcaAGATACCATGATACAAGTGGCAATGGTTTACCACCATAAACATCACAATTTAATTCTAAATCATCACTCTCAAGATATGGACCAACACGTGAATTTCTAACAATACCATTTTCAtcagttattaatattttatgggGTGGTATTATAACTGTTAAATTAACTTTACTATTACGTGTTTgaccaattaaaaaatcaactcTACATCTGTATACACCACTGTCTTTTTCATGTACACGATCAATAGCAAGTTGAGCtggttttttatcatcaataaaatatgcACGATTTGAAAATACTGTTTCATCTGACCAACGTTCAGCTATTCCAAAATCACGATCACGTGCATCAACACTGTATACTGATTCATCAAGATCATCACGATACCACAGTACTAATTGTACTGAATCACCATTGTGTCTTGTTGATATGTCACATGGTAAATAAGCTGGATCATTAACAACAGCAATCACGTGAGTTATTGGTActgaaattaaaacaattttcattataaaaaatttattttttattcaagaaaaGAGGGAAATTAATTGGAtagagttttttttcatttgacaagcaacaagttaatttaatattatcatcatcatcatagctatattatatgaaaattggagtattgaaaaaaaatatatacatattttttttagataaaagaAGAAGAGTGAATTGTTCTCTTTACAATTGTGTGATTTGTGAGAGTTTATCGACCGACCCATCAAGAGTTCAtctacatagaaaaaaaaaaaaaaattaaaaaaaagacactcATACAAATGAAGTTTATCTGGATCTCATTTCTCACGTAATATCCGCTTCATCAGTATgtcttttgaattttatatatactgataaaaatatgtattcaTTATTATCTATATCTATTGATTCTCATGAAGCATATTCAAACTCTTTTCTTCacatttttttacaagtaaaaatgagggtaaaaaaatgtatacatgCTTCCTGACATTATTCAATAGTGTCATAATGCAAATCTGATTATCCACACAtggaaaaactttttatactacttatagaaatattttttttttttttttttttcgagagaAAGAGAATGttgctatttttattactcctcatatttatttattttttttcatattgataaGTAAACTAGGTAATGAATAATCAGGTcaatttaattcttattttatgtatttttaaatataacaatttttgtattgtttttaatttaattctatttaatttattagcttgggtttattttttaatttgggTTTTAGATACTTACTCTCTTTAACACTAACAACtccaattaaacaataaattatgaaaaatttagaaaataaatttaacaatgttTTTGAATGATTTCcacattttgatgattttttaaattttaaatttaatgcattcatgatgatgataatactgCAATGCATCAAgcttatttttaatcaaagctattcatttttttttttttttaaacttttaattgtagttttttttttttaagtatatttttaatggtgaaacttttttttttttcatctttctcTTGCCTCCATGCTAATTAACCggtgtaatatttttttttacagtatcTTAAATCACAAAACACTCAATGATTTAGTCACATTTTTAAAAGtctcaatgattattgttaagataaattttaagaaTAATTACAAAGTATTTatgttgatttatatatttttaattttataataatttgatgagaaatagaataaaaatatgatacatTATTTATGCAGCAGAATAAGGGTAACACTAAGCCGccataagaaaatttttttactctcgTTGTAaagctgatgatgatgcttgTCGATCGAAAGGAACATAGTGTATTACGCGGGCGCAAAATAAATACTCGCATGCGTAGTAAAATTGTGTTACAGCCCGGAGAATTTCGctgataattcatcaattgataatcATTACAAATAAACACGTACATAAAAAtcatgttgatttattaaaaaaaaaataaatataataattaataaaatataaaacaaattaataatgattttataataaaaaaaaatgaaactaaattttaagaaatttttaaattcgtattttatttaataataataataaattattaaattgaatgtaatattttttactgatttattaattaatggcTTGAAGATTTTATAGATTATTTTCATTAGCAATTGAATTTAGGATTAAAGGTCTTTTCAACCCTTGAAGTTCAATTTTATCTTCACGAGGTCTGACCATTCATCTACTTGTATCACTTGTCGGTAATATATTCATTGAACAGccgtaaaatataataataataataataataataataattttcttaattatttgaataatttagtttgtaaatgcataaattaaaatatattattcaaaaatattcaattataaattggtaataaataataaaattatcataaatttttttcgaaattattaaaaaaatattttcaagtaaattgagatttaaattattttcaatttattacgCAGATAATTTTACCAtgtaaattgatgaatttataatggtatttgataattttgaatataaaattgaaattttgtatcagaatttgtatattatattttttttaaacaaagaatCATATTGTTtctgataattaaaatgattattttttttttaactgaatatatttaaatttcgatTGCACCAATATTggaaataattacaaaataaaaatctagagaaatattttaaccaaagaaattaataaataatttaataattattaaatgtaatatgtttattattattataattaaaaaaaaaaaatttctacaggCTGTAGCATATCGTGATATTCGTGGGATAATGTTTATAACACTTTACTCGGTTTGCattttaatagtaatataCATTATGTGTTATTTGGGACAATCAATACAAGATGCAGTAATTTTACCTTTAAATactatcatttataataataattattattaaaaaaaatttaaatgtatattttttgtttataatttaaattaaataatgatttttcaaaatatacagGTTGAAAATCTACGAGAATCTTATTATGAATgtcttgaatataatttaacaatggatgaaaaaaaaaaattaataattatgatgattatcGCTGATAGACCTTTAATAATCTCCGCAGGTGGTTTTTATACTTATTCATTGAGTTCATTTCTTGcggtgagtaaaaaaaaaatgaataattaaatataattatataattttatagaatttaataaataaatttataaaattaattgaattaataaaagttatgaaaattaaattttactgaatattaataattgattgtttatattaaattaatttttaatatatttttagattatgAAATCTTCAATGGCATATGTGTCCATGTTACAAACAatgaattgattaatattaattaaaaaagtgacTCTATGTGTCGTTCATAAAAGACcttgtttgtaaaaaatatatattctctcTCTGTCTtgcttataataattatttttctgtaaactataaatcataaatagaataattataaataaacaaaaaaactatatttacaTTCTCACCATGTAACAATCTCATACAGTCGTAgggttgaataaaataatataaaataaaataaggctCAACAAACGTAATACTTGCGTTGTTGTTATtacagaaaaattatattcactggattttattttcattaataaatcaaatatattaaaaaaatataccatttaacaatttataaaactcatattaatttaatattatgacttgttaaaaattttttaaaataatatttagtcTATGTTAAAGTAGTTTCTGATAGCTCTAAAAAAAACCAGCTTTATGAGACAAGTGTTACTACTACAAGAAGATAtgttcaactaaaaaaaaaaagctcatccCCTCTTTGATCGCCAGTCATCGAGTCACACTGCTATGGAAAGCATGCACATGTCATCatcaattttgtattattatgtacagaaaaaaagtttaaaacttTCTATATTCTAtggtcattttattatttatttcgtatttcaatttttcgaGGGATTGCATAAACTCCCacgttttttttcttggacatttaaAGTTTCCATTGTCGAATGatattatagaataaaaatccACCCTCATTCtcagtataatatttatttttgtatacagacaaaaaaaaaaaattgatacataaaataaacttttattcaTCATGACTTGGTCTGATAAAGAACAGGTATATTTCTGtatattgtgtttatttttttttcatattacttTTTGATTCGTGTaatattttcttgttattatgattattattttgatagaaaatttttaaaaaagtaagtGATGTAATTCCACGTGTTAAATGGCAATTAAAACTCGCTGGAATTTGGCCAtttgaaaaaacattatcgagtaatattaaatttataataatcgtaTTATTTCATGCAACTCATTTAATACTGGCATATGGAGATTTAATTATGGTATTTAGTAATATTGAAAAAGCGGTTGAAAATTTCAGTTCAACTGGCATAcaaacaatttcatttttccgaataataacattaaaattaaataaaaaattacataatttaattgctacaacaattgatgatataagtgaaaataattacaaagattatcatgaaaaaagattatttataaaatatcataatttttcatataaatatttaaaaattggttCATGGTTTGCAAGTGGATCCACTTTTTGTTGGTATATCAAAGAAATTCCTGGATACATTATTTtacgtaattaatttttaataattaaaaaataattcaattaaatttcatttacaaaaaaaaaaataaaaacataatttcaggattaaataatgaaacagCAATTTTACCTCCACCATTTCGTATTCTTATACTATTTGACACAACACCAATTAATAgaatattaattgtatatttatgtgAAATACCAATTATGTTTTTCAGTCATTCACTTATTTTGACAACAATAGTTTATAGTTCAATTGTCTCAAATATTTGTACTCAATTGAGTTTACTTAGTAAcagaatgaaaattaatttatctgataaaaatgaatccaaattaacattaaaaagagaacatttttttaaaagacatattgataaacattgtcaattattatcgtaagtatttttttttttttttctatatataaataaaatttatgataattcattgatgaaaaaaaattatttttaatttataattttaagtttttataataatataatattttataaatattgtatgtaTTCAATGATTTTCAATAGAATGGTACAAGAAACAAATAATGTTTATGacattcaacttttttttgagCTTGCGGTTTTAACTATTTTACTGGCTTTGCTAATTCACTCGGAATCTGaggtgaaatatatatttatttaataatttattcaataaaaatattgaatttgataaatagatatatattatatttattatagtaAACTATTTtggttattatattatttgaaaaatttttaattagaataTCAATAAAGCTGATTATACtggtgtattttttattggaacttttatatttgtattgttaATGCTTATATTTATAACGTGTTATCTCGGACAGTGTCTTCATGATGAAGTAtgtaatttgtataattaactaataataatatttatacaagtaTATGACTATTggaatttattgtaataaaatttttaatatttatatacacagGTTGATAATCTTagaaatacatattattattgtttatcatatgaattaacaattcaagataaaaaaaaattattaatttgcatGGCTATTGTTGATAAACCACTTCATATTACAGCAGGaggattttatatttattctttaaattcTTTTCTTATGGTaagttaataatgattatattaaaaaacattttaaaatgaataattaataaatttttagattattaaaTCATCGATGGCTTATGTTTCAATGTTACGACAAATGAATTGATtgttttcaattgaaaattatcacaaattgttattgaaaatggttataaaaaaaaaaaacaatgtcatgttttttttttccatttccataaatttattattgataggAATGTAAAGATCAacgttgaaaatattgaatatatataaattttttttttcttcacaactgtatttttttaaaaactgacagtttttttttttttttttttgttttatcgagTCAAAAGAAACCGCTTTTATAGGACAGAAGGAAAACTCATCCCCACACTATTTGAAATGTTGAAATTTTCGATGTATGGTAAGTTCAAAAATGTCATTGtatattaattcttttaaatgatGGACAATGATTTAAGACATAACTTCGATAATCAAGTATACActgttattgaaataattttgatagaatgcacataaataattaaatttatattttatagactttaaaagaatttcaagttttttatttttattcgaaaaaaaaaaaaaaaaaaaaaaaaccaactttATAAGACAAGTGTTACTACTACAAGATAATAtgttcaactaaaaaaaagctcatccCCTCTTTGATCGCCAGTACAATGTATGGAAAGCATGCACATGTCATAATcaattttgtattatcatgtatagaaaaaaagtttaaaacttttatatatgctATTATCTTCTAcggtcattttattatttattttgtattttaatttttcgagGGATTGCATAAACTcccacgtttttttttcttagaaatttaaagttttttattgtcgaatgatattataaaataaatatccacCCTCATTCtcagtataatatttattttcatatacagaaaaaaaaaaaaaaaaattgatatatgaaataaacttttatttatcatgacTTGGTCTGATAAAGAACAGGTATATATCTGTacgttgtttttattttttttttatattactttttgattcgtgtaatatttttctattattattatctattagaAATCTTTTGAAAAAGTAAGTCTTGTAATTTCACGTGTTGAATGGCAATTAAAAGTTGCTGGAAGTTGGCCATTTGAAAAAACATTATGgagtaatattaaatttataataatcgtattattttatgttactcaTTTAATACTGGCATATGGAGATTTAATTATGGTATTTAGTAATATTGAAAAAGCTGTTGAAAATTTCAGTTCAACTGGCAtacaaacaattatattttttcgtataataacattaaaattaaatgaaaaattacataatttaattgCTGCAACAATTGAAGATATAagtgaaaataattacaaagattatcatgaaaaaagattatttataaaatatcatattttttcttataaatattttatgattggATCATGGTTTGCAAGTGGATCAGCAGTTTGTTGGTACATTAAAGAAATTCCTGGATACATTATTTTAcgtaattaaatttgatatttaaaaaatatattaattacattacatttaaatacaattaattaaaaaaaaaataatttcagggTTCACTAATGAAACAGCAGTTTTACCACCACCATTCCGTATATTTATACCATTTGACGTAACATCAATTAatagaattttaattgtttatatatgtgAAACACCAGTTATAGCTCTaagtcatttaattattttgacatcAATACTTTATAGTTTAATTGTCTCAAATATTTGTGCTCAATTGAGTTTACTTAGTCAcagaatgaaaattaatttatcagataaaaatgaatataactTAACATTAAAAAGagaactttttttcaaaagacaTGTTGATAAACATTGCCAATTATTAtcgtaagtattttttttttttaatttataaatataattttaagtttttatttgtatattttatatattgtatgtaATAGAATGGTACGAGAAACAAATAATGTTTATgatattcaacttttttttgagCTTGCGGTGTTGACTATTTTACTGGCTTTACTAATTCATTCGGAATCTGAggtaaagtatatatttatttaataatttattcaatgaaaatatttgagttgataaatatattttatatttaatatagtaaactatttttgttattatattttataaaaaatttttaattagaataTCGATAAAGCCGATTATACtggtgtattttttaatggaacTTATATATTTGCATTGTTAATGGTTATATTTATAACGTGTTATCTCGGGCAGTGTCTTCATGATGAAGTAtgtaatttgtataattaactaataataatatttatacaagtaTATGACTATTggaatttattgtaataaaatttttaatatttatatacacagGTTGATAATCTTagaaatacatattattattgtttatcatatgaattaacaattcaagataaaaaaaaattattaatttgcatGGCTATTGTTGATAAACCACTTCATATTACAGCAGGaggattttatatttattctttaaattcTTTTCTTATGGTaagttataataatgattatattaaaaaacattttgaaacaaatattcaataaatttttagattattaaaTCATCGATGGCTTATGTTTCAATGTTACGACAAATGAATTGATtgttttcaattgaaaattatcacAGATTGTAATTCAAAATGGTTATGAAAAATAGATAACAatgtcacattttttttttctttttccataaatttattattaatagaaatGTAAAGATCAacgttgaaaatattaaatatataaatttttttttttctacaactgtatttttttaaaaactgacagtttttttttttttttgttttatcgagTCAAAAGAAACCGCTTTTATAGGACAGATATTACTACAACGGGAAAAAATGTTTAACTGAAGGAAAACTCATCCCCACACTATTTaaagttttgaaattttcgATGTATGGTAAGTTCAAAAATGTCATTgtattaattcttttaatgaTGGGCAATGATTTAAGACATAACTTCGATAATCAAGTATACactgttgaaataattttaatagaatgcacatagataattaaatttatattttatagactttaaaagaatttcaagttttttatttttattctaaaaaaaaaaaaaaaaaaaccaactttATAAGACAGATATTACTACAACGAGGAGATACGTTCAACTGAAGGAAAACTCATCCCCTCCGTGATTGCCGTCAAGGGGAGGTCACAGTAGTTCACCCTCTTCttcagaaaattttttatttacatgcaCATGTCGTCaactttgtattattatttacaaaaaaaaagtttcaaacTTTCATACTATTATCTTCATTGTATATTCTATggcaattttctttttttttgtgtttttcttACACGCATGGCATAAACtcccacgttttttttttttgcattgaatatattttctacaaataacttttctttttttttttcccttacGCAATAAACTTTGTCAATTTTATgtacagaataaaaaaaaaaagaaaaaggtgCATGAATTCTCACAATATGTATTTGCTATGAATaatcgattattttttttttcatttctcagAAATTTAAGCTTTTATcgtttattgaaattatttttttttccttacgCAATAATCTTTGTCAATTTTATGttcaaacaaagaaaaaaaagaaattgataaaaacttttattcatAATGTCTCTGTCAGAAAAAGAGCAGGTACATTTTTctatagtatttttattttattactttatttcTTATGATCTTAtacaaaagttaaataaaataataccaaataaaataaatcataataattgtaatatttttttgttattattattattatcactacagaaaaattttgaaaaagcaCAGAGTGTTGTTCATCGTGCAAAATGGTGTATGGATATTTTTGGAATATGGCCTTTCGAAAGAACAACTTGgaaagatattaaatttacaatgttagccatattttttataactcatATGGCATTAGCATTTTTAGATCTAAAAATAGTGTTTGGTGATATGGCATTAACAATtgcaaattattatgaaactAGTGTTATATCAGTCTACCTGATAAGAATGTTTTCATTACGGATTGATAAAagattacaaaatttattaacagcaACATTTGAAGATgttgatatgaaaaattacaaaaacgctgatgaaaaaagagtatttataaaatatcatctttttttatataaatatttaattattggacAATGCATTACATATAGCTCAGCTACTTATTGGCATTTTCAACAAATTCCATCTTATATTGCTTCacgtatgtatttatttataaaattaattttatccttTAATAACAGTTTAGgtgtttaatgtttatttttcttttatatttttcatcaagggTTTACCAATGAATCAGTAATTTTATCACCACcatattgtatatatgtacCTTTTGACACAACACCACTCAACAGAATAATATTCGTTTACATTATTGAATtaccaattatttatttatgcaatACATATGTCATAACAACAGCCCTTCAtggattaattgttttaaatgtttgCACTCAATTGAGATTACTTGGAAatagaatgaaaatatatttttcatgtaaaaatgaaaataaaacaataacagaagataatttttttaaaaaacatgttgataaacattgtcaattaatatcgtgtgtattatttaattaaattaattttttaaatcataaataatatttttaatacattttaaatgatGTTATAATACAGAATTGTTCGAGAAATGGATCGTCTGTATTATGGTCCATTATTTTATGAGTTATTgcaatttactattttattggCTTTGAATAATTACATTCTTATAATAGTAAGTAAacttatttgataaaattgtaaagcTATATTTTCGTTAACGTTCAATTAAATGCCGTCATAAATCATAATATAGATTCATTCTAATGATAtcaattttttgcttttaaaaaaagttacttAATACTGGCGATATCATCGGCCTAATTTCTCTGGGATTTTCTTGTAGTTTTGTGTTGATGTGCATATTTATTCCCTGTCATTTGGGTGAATGTTTGATCACTGAGGTATGAATATACTACTATATGATagtaaaaagttaaaattgaaatttttatagtaataataaattttgctaCACAGGTTGATAATCTTAGAGAAACGTATTATCAGTGTTTGTCATATACCAtgtcaattgatgataaaaaaaaattattaatttgcatGATAATAGCCGACAGACCACTTCATATTACAGCCGgaagattttatatatatgcttTGAATTCATTTCTTATGGTAGGTTTTGTAAAAACGAAATCCAAGTATGTACTTacacttttaaatatataaaatttgtatttaatattgctTTTGATGTCTATATTTTAgattataaaatcatcaatggCATATGTTTCTATACTTCGCCAAATGGAATAACatgttatatat is part of the Aphidius gifuensis isolate YNYX2018 linkage group LG1, ASM1490517v1, whole genome shotgun sequence genome and harbors:
- the LOC122847576 gene encoding uncharacterized protein LOC122847576; amino-acid sequence: KSSKCGNHSKTLLNLFSKFFIIYCLIGVVSVKEIPITHVIAVVNDPAYLPCDISTRHNGDSVQLVLWYRDDLDESVYSVDARDRDFGIAERWSDETVFSNRAYFIDDKKPAQLAIDRVHEKDSGVYRCRVDFLIGQTRNSKVNLTVIIPPHKILITDENGIVRNSRVGPYLESDDLELNCDVYGGKPLPLVSWYLDKTLITNESIILRPGVLRSTIVIKNLERRDIHTELICISNNNNNKTIPITTKVRIDMNFSPLYVKIIGQNKALSADKRYDIVCVTYGSRPPALVTWWRDDERLIDSNETSSSDGNVTTSVLSFIPNKTDTKRKLICRSENTAMSSGPIDDEWILEINYKPETRIQLGTSLDKNTIREGTDVYFDCLTSAQPSVYRVEWRHNNNILGHNIHRGIIISNQSLVLQGVERSSAGNYTCVGFNIEGDGESLPFNLNVMFTPTCKPNQTKIHGVAKQEKAFITCQVDANPMNVEFHWTFNNSAESINVASGHIGKSGTKSVVSYTPMTELDYGTLLCWAKNNIGSQLVPCVYHIIPAGHPDMVHNCTTRNTSINSFSIRCTEGFNGGLQQSFLIEVRESHSQELKYNSTSPIPQFRVGYLDPGKLYHACIYAYNEKGRSEAMVIQAGTLRLPEKQHTTENGKTRDRPRHHVKLTPMLSIMIGVFAALLIVAVIVIIVLRIQNGNSDNHGKPHIEDLNKTTKTIPIQRELRFREGLVTDEKHVPNTYTKTRESNGELSEGDDKNPDIIPQKIMSNSEEHQKQQQLHQQQQQQQQQQIHQQQLQQHHQQQMMDYARKRRLQAVSTIDTSPSRVINEQSSGQPASLGYYPAAVSYCTMRRDIPMREWTALPSTKHVNFQPMMMTPMYSSGVCTLPRQHWPAPSNRHSMSMSMTMTPQPILYSDINIVRTCPSGTILTNDYPTTTTTRIPLQRCVQTSLDSNTSMSSMTTSTTTTTVPTTMPTTTKRESSV